The DNA window AGGCCCGGGGCCGGGAGGACCGGCCGCGCGACGACCGGCGCGGCTTCGGCGGCCGTGCGCCGGCCCGCACCCACTGACCGGAGCCACTCCGCAACACCCACGCGAACGCCGCCGTCGAGCCACCGCTCGGCGGCGGCGTTCGCGCATCCGCTGCCGGTGTCCGCCGGGTCGCGTAACGTCCGGTTCATGCCGACCATGCCGAAGTCGCTGTTCTGGACCCGGACCGACACCGCCGGCTCGGAGCACGTGGTGCTCGACGACCGGCAGGGGCTGACCGCGCAGGGCGTGGCGCTGGCCGTCGACCCCATCCCGTACACCTGCCGCTACCAGCTCACGGTGGGCGCGGACTGGTCGACCAACCGGCTGGAGGTCACCGCGGAGGGCGCGGGCTGGTCGCGGAGCGTACGCCTGGAACGGGGCGGGGACGGGTGGCGGGTGCGCACCGGCGAGGAGGGTGACCTGGACGCGGCGTTGCGCGCGGCCGGGCATCCGCCGGCCGGGCTGCCGGGCACCGACGACCCGGGCCGGCTGGACGAGGCGCTCGACGTCGACCTGGGCGGCTCACCGCTGACCAACACCCTGCCGGTCCGCCGGCTCGACCTGGGTCGGGCCCCGGCCGACCAGCCGCGCACCGTGACCGTCGCGTGGGTGCTGCTGCCCGGCCTGGCGGTCCTTCCCGCCGAGCAGGTCTACAGCTCGCTCGGCCCGGGCCGGGTCCGCTACGTCAGCGACTCCTTCACCGCCGACCTGGACGTGGACCAGGAGGGTTACGTGGTGCGTTACCCGGGGCTGGCGGAGCGGATCGACCCGCGCTGACGGCTCAGGCCGGCCAGGCCCCGGTGGCCAGGAAACGGTCGATGGTGGCCAGGTGCGGGGCGAGGTCGAGGCCCTGCGCGGCCACCCACCCGTCGTCGTAGTAGGTGTGCGCGTAGCGGTCGCCCGGGTCGCAGATCAGGGTGACCACCGAGCCGGTCCGGCCGGCGGCCAGCAGCTCCGCGATCAGCGCGAAGGCGCCCCACAGGTTGGTGCCGGTGGAGCCGCCCACCCGGCGGCCGAGCACCG is part of the Micromonospora halotolerans genome and encodes:
- a CDS encoding putative glycolipid-binding domain-containing protein — its product is MPKSLFWTRTDTAGSEHVVLDDRQGLTAQGVALAVDPIPYTCRYQLTVGADWSTNRLEVTAEGAGWSRSVRLERGGDGWRVRTGEEGDLDAALRAAGHPPAGLPGTDDPGRLDEALDVDLGGSPLTNTLPVRRLDLGRAPADQPRTVTVAWVLLPGLAVLPAEQVYSSLGPGRVRYVSDSFTADLDVDQEGYVVRYPGLAERIDPR